Proteins from one Phycisphaerae bacterium genomic window:
- a CDS encoding DUF4935 domain-containing protein, with the protein MVIDTSIWRSHLLLKTPIGKSLVYALGRAKGFIGLPEVVEGELIRQVLELRNEAAEPLGKWSRIINTLADSPFDVSIPDDGALKEKVADRLRELDPILKRVPFTLDHAKAALEMVNAKVPPNGEHRQEFKDSAIWQAVLSLSSEYCVHLVTKDRGFLADPNDPSKGLAKNLQEDCSGRGVRVGVYCDLAACLKKMTHDVPAVDHACLRELILPFVEKSLQMEAARHGFLVGSTLKADITAFRVAKEDRLAVDYEVAAQCRQNPSVPTDGRADMRAIAHGSGYYNPVGRSLSGHFLQYVTFEWSYAGGGHGRICRSYEGEDVPSPFRRPIPQE; encoded by the coding sequence GTGGTTATCGACACCAGCATCTGGCGATCACACCTGTTGCTAAAGACGCCGATAGGAAAGTCTCTCGTCTATGCCCTTGGCAGGGCGAAAGGCTTCATCGGGCTTCCTGAAGTCGTGGAAGGGGAACTGATACGGCAAGTTTTAGAACTTAGGAATGAGGCCGCCGAACCACTTGGGAAGTGGTCCAGGATAATCAATACGTTAGCCGATTCGCCTTTTGATGTCTCAATCCCGGATGACGGGGCTTTGAAGGAGAAGGTTGCTGACCGACTTCGCGAACTAGACCCGATTCTCAAACGCGTGCCTTTCACGCTTGACCACGCCAAGGCGGCCCTAGAGATGGTCAACGCAAAGGTTCCTCCCAATGGCGAGCACAGACAGGAGTTCAAAGACTCCGCTATCTGGCAGGCCGTGCTTTCACTTTCATCTGAGTACTGTGTGCACTTGGTGACGAAAGACCGCGGTTTCTTGGCTGATCCCAACGACCCGTCAAAGGGGTTGGCAAAGAACCTGCAAGAGGATTGCAGCGGACGAGGTGTACGCGTAGGCGTTTACTGTGACCTAGCTGCATGTCTCAAGAAGATGACTCACGATGTTCCGGCTGTTGATCATGCGTGCCTTCGCGAATTGATTCTGCCGTTTGTTGAGAAATCACTTCAGATGGAGGCGGCACGACACGGGTTTTTGGTTGGAAGTACTCTGAAGGCTGATATTACAGCGTTCCGAGTGGCCAAGGAAGATCGTCTTGCGGTGGACTACGAGGTTGCTGCGCAGTGCAGGCAAAATCCTTCCGTTCCCACGGATGGTCGCGCGGATATGCGCGCAATCGCCCACGGTAGCGGCTACTACAACCCAGTTGGCAGGTCATTATCCGGCCACTTCCTTCAGTACGTTACATTTGAATGGAGCTACGCGGGTGGTGGCCACGGTCGCATCTGCAGATCGTACGAAGGCGAGGATGTGCCGTCCCCGTTTCGTCGGCCAATTCCACAGGAATAA
- a CDS encoding polysaccharide deacetylase family protein, with the protein MFYGSIRRAGVALAGLLVAVGVLGCSGPVDGEPPLFDPNALYVNLQIDAEKDNVAGFTKIMDELKARGITATVYVTGDFAEPNGDLIQGLYNGGYEIALHGQTADEVLAGMPREEQDTLISDALRDAQGCGPCGLGHPVYGFRPQGFSQDASTYSLLDEMYFEYDSGFAAGLIYAEGHEADAEPYAMPGYEFTAVPVSTVEYDAERQVVWDVSAAVTQGYSASQFSEMLAAAVAECQQSKIPLVVIFTGWVTGDTTTYDYWGSFTGLLDDLEALSNVEFVTTRGLVQRYEAKDAQ; encoded by the coding sequence GTGTTTTACGGATCGATCAGACGAGCGGGCGTCGCGTTGGCGGGGCTGTTGGTGGCGGTTGGGGTGTTGGGGTGTTCGGGTCCGGTGGACGGCGAGCCGCCGCTGTTCGATCCGAACGCGCTGTACGTGAACCTGCAGATCGACGCGGAGAAGGACAACGTCGCCGGGTTTACGAAGATCATGGACGAGTTGAAGGCGCGGGGGATTACGGCGACGGTGTATGTGACGGGCGATTTCGCCGAACCGAACGGCGACCTGATTCAGGGGCTTTACAACGGCGGCTACGAGATCGCGCTGCACGGCCAGACGGCCGATGAGGTGCTGGCGGGAATGCCTCGCGAGGAGCAGGACACGCTGATCAGCGACGCGCTGCGTGACGCGCAGGGGTGCGGGCCGTGCGGGCTGGGCCATCCGGTGTACGGTTTTCGGCCGCAGGGGTTCAGCCAGGACGCTTCGACGTACAGTTTGCTGGACGAGATGTATTTCGAGTACGACAGCGGTTTTGCGGCGGGGCTGATTTACGCGGAGGGTCATGAGGCGGACGCTGAGCCGTACGCGATGCCGGGGTATGAGTTTACCGCGGTTCCGGTTTCGACGGTGGAGTACGACGCTGAGCGGCAGGTGGTTTGGGACGTGTCGGCGGCGGTGACGCAGGGGTATTCGGCTTCGCAGTTTTCGGAGATGCTGGCGGCGGCGGTGGCCGAGTGCCAGCAGAGCAAGATTCCGCTGGTGGTTATTTTTACGGGGTGGGTTACGGGGGATACGACGACGTATGATTATTGGGGGAGTTTTACGGGGTTGTTGGATGATCTTGAGGCGCTCTCGAATGTCGAGTTTGTGACGACTCGGGGGTTGGTGCAGCGGTATGAGGCGAAGGACGCCCAGTAG
- a CDS encoding dinitrogenase iron-molybdenum cofactor biosynthesis protein, which yields MMRIAISTWQGRISPVFDVAGTVLLVDIDSDREVGRESRGLSEGGAFERARQVAALGVEVLICGAISCGLERSLRSAGVRVIGQVCGPVEEVLDAFVSGRLAKGAYRMPGCCRRRRYQGGRGMGMY from the coding sequence ATGATGCGAATAGCGATCTCGACGTGGCAAGGGCGGATATCGCCGGTGTTCGACGTGGCCGGGACGGTGCTCCTGGTGGACATCGATTCGGATCGGGAGGTGGGCCGCGAGTCGCGGGGGTTGTCGGAGGGCGGGGCGTTCGAGCGGGCACGTCAGGTTGCCGCGTTAGGGGTGGAGGTGTTGATCTGCGGGGCGATTTCGTGCGGGTTGGAGCGGTCGCTGCGGTCGGCTGGGGTTCGGGTGATCGGGCAGGTGTGCGGACCGGTGGAGGAGGTGCTCGATGCGTTTGTGTCGGGCCGGTTGGCGAAGGGGGCGTATCGGATGCCGGGGTGTTGCCGTCGGCGGCGGTATCAGGGCGGACGGGGAATGGGGATGTATTGA